The genomic segment TGGATGACAAGAGAGACAGGACATGTGTGGAGGGTTTCTGGAAAAGGTTTTCTTGCTGAGAAAGACCCACAGGAAGAGAGGGTCTCCTCTTCTGTGGGACATCATTGTGTCTGCCTGTGATACCCGCACCTGTGGCACACACCTGGTAGCCATGAGGTCAGCCAGCCAGAGAACACGGCCGATAGCATAAAATAAGGTGGCACAGAAGAGTGGAATGAGCCTGGCCCTGTGATGCCATCCCTGAAATGCCAACCTGACCAACCTGGAACTCACTTGCCTTGGGATTTCTCATTAAACGAAACAATAAAATTCCTCATTATTAAGCTAGGCTAGTTTGGCTttgttttggctttgtttttagagacagggtcttgctatgttgcccagactggaccgaactcctggcttcaagagatcTGTCTCTTGTCCCTTAGGTCTACCCCCAGCCCTTTCTTTTCCCAAAGCCATTATACCTCAAAATAAGTGATACCTGGTTTCTGGAGGAAGTTCCACACATAACATCCTTCTACACGGAGTCTGAATCTGAGATCTAAGAGGAGCTGGGAATAAAGAGTAACTGTATTGTGGAAATTGAATCTTTCTACTTCTAAGGCTACTCTACATTTGGCCAAAAAAAGGCACTTTATAAAGCACAAGCACAGGAAGTCCTAAAAAGAAGGCCTGTGTGTGATGGAGAAGTCCGTGACAGGAAGCATCTGAGCACTTACTATTAAAATTCTATTCCCAACTCATTCACTAACATTACCTGAGGCTATTTATAAAGTGACATAAAACTTCTGCCTCAACACCACTGCTGAGGCACTAATTAACGTAAGATCATCCCAGTGCTGGCCTTGTTGCCAGGACTGAACTACCATCTGCAGAAATTCAAcattaagaggaagaaaaaaatgacatgtaCACCAATATATATCCACAGTCCTGAGAGGTATGTTAAACAGAACTGCTTCCCcgtcttcctcctttctctcactCTTTTAAAGAGGGCACcgggaagagaaaagaaacactttTATATCTACTCTGTACCAATTATCATCAGGTGCTTCCTCTTACACCCAACAAAGGGAAACAAGCTCACATGATGGCTGGAAAGTGCTTGTACTGCTGAGCCAGAAGAGGTGTGAGTAGACCTGAACCATTACTCCATCTTTTAGGAAACAAGTCACAAAGTCACTCAAATGATGCACCTTAGACATACCGTCTGGGCCCAAAGAGCTTCCCCCCTAAGGTTTACCTCCCTGAGCCCAGCATACCTTTGTTGTGTCTGAATGCTTGTTCTGCAGTTGTTCCAAATACAGCTCGTTGACCTCCCCAAGAACCAACAGCTGCCTGTTCAAGAATTCCATCTGCTGCTGGACTGACTCACTATTTGAGAGCTAACCAAAAAACATACAGAAGCAGAGTAAAAACTCTAATACTGGCACACGGACATTAAACAGGGAGCCAGCTAAGAGCATAATATTTCAATGCAGGGGCAGAATAAACAACTCCCATAGTTTTAAATTCCCTTACATAATGCAGGTGGGGAGGACGGCACCCAGTGGCTATTAACAACAGACAGAAATGTACTTTAAAACTGTGCCCTGCAAAGGGGAAGAAGCACAAATACACTACATCAAAACTGACTCCCACAGGATACCTGGAGAAGATGGATAGGTATATATGACCACCAAAGCAGGAACGTTAGGTCCAGTGGGATAAAGCCCCAGGGAAAACTCACCCGTTCTTGAGTAAATGATGTATAGAGTGTACAGTGAATCTCAAAGGAGAACTCACAGCTCAAAAACCcgaaaaaatttttatatttatataaacaaggTATGGAGAAAGAGTTCCATGGGATGTATTAACACAGAGACTATGGCTTCGGCTGGATATGTCTTTGTTGTCGGGGGCTGTCTATGCATGGCAGGATATTTGGCAGCACCCCTGGCCCCtacacccactagatgccaatagcaccaAAAACATCAGTCTAGAATGTCTCTAGACGTTGCCAAGTGTCctcggggtggggatggggatcaCTCCCTGTTAGTGTTAGGAACACCTGACACAGACATGCAAGTAATGTGTTTGTCCTGTCTGAAGGAAGAATGTCAGTGCATGGTGTCTGAACAGATATAGGTCTGCCCGTTTCTTACCTTCTGAGATACCTGACTGAGCTGCAGCTCAGTGTGACACACCTTGTTGTTGGCCTTCTTCAATTCTATCCGCAGCTCCGCAATCATGTTCCTGCAGTCCTCCAGCTTTGTCTACCCAAAGAGATGTGGACGTGAAGTCACAGCAGCACTGACAGGACAGACCATGAGCCTGCTGGCCTTTGGTCCACAGAGAATGGGGAATGCCTAGTTCTCAACTGCTCTACTATTCTTGGGCCATCGGGATTgactttttagttttaaaaagttaagttatGATGGATTTATGAGTTCCTTACTGTTTAGCAAAAGACCTTAGATGCTCAGCTCCCAAACTGTGCACCAAAGAGCCTTGGGGCTATGCAGCAAATTCACAGGGATGCagtgagattttaaatttttgaggaaaacaGCGACACCTGTTGGACACCCTGTGAACTACTAACTTGCTGGAGTTGCCCGTTCAGTATTAGCTGATGTTGTGTGCCCGTGGATGATGTTGTGTCATATCTTTGTGCAGCTGTGATAAAAAGCACCACAAGAAAACCAAcatgaaatcaaggtgtcactGTCCACTCTGATTTCAAGGTCTGAGACTCTGTGCCGTGCCCAACAGGTACACAGGTGGCATTAGTAAttgcagttattttaaaaagaaatttaaaaaatttttaaatttatgtgtatTATTTCCAAACAGTTACGAAGTTGTTAGGACATGAATATCCACTGAATTATTCAGATATACTTAATGACTAGAAAGATTGGAGCTATGAACCAAGAAAGTTGGGGAACCCCTACCCTAAATAAGATTTATCTGACAGAAAATATACCTGGATGATTTCAGAGAGAAAAGTACCAACCTTAATTAAGCTGAGCACGGTGATCACGCTGAAGGAAACActtctgccctcctccccactgcGTCCCTGCCTTCTCTTGGTTGACCCTGCCTGGAGTCAACTAGGCAGTTCATACCTGCAATTCCTGGCTCTGGTTGTAGAATTCTTCTCGGTCATGCTGCAGCTGTCGGATCTGGCTGTGGAGCTGTGTTACCACAGTGTCACGCTGCTCCTGAAGCTGACTGTATCTGGCTTGTTCTTTCTGCAGACTAACCTTCCACATCTGGATGTCTTTCTCTTGTAACTTCAACTGATCTTTCTAGCAGAGACCAGAAATGCCATCATTTTAGCTGCCTTCCAACAGGGGAAGTCATGCTTAAGTTTAACACACACTGCAAACATTTCTTCATCTAAACCGTCATAAGCTACCCTGGAACTATAACTACAGACCCAAAATATGACAGCTCACTACTGTCTTACGTGGCTTGAGGTCAAGATTTCCCAAATTTCACATTAACAAATGGATCATAAGTTGCTTAAAGAGCCTTTCTCAGAGATCAACttgcttataatattttcaaaagtccTAACCACCAAACACTAAGCAGATGCTTACTGACCTGATTCTTTTAACCATCACAACTTAAAAAGTAGGTGctgctattattatctccattttatacaaTGGGTAACAGGCTTCAAGAGACCAAATGACTTTTCTAAGGTAACGACCAGTGGAGCCAATATTCAAACTCCAGGTCTGACTGGCTTCACACATGCTATACCAGACATGCTTAAGTTTCACGTGGAGAAATAATCTTTTGACCCTTTTATCATCATACCCAATTATaagcaaacaaacatacaaaaaagtcaCTCATCCCCATGGTTTCTGAGAGCTACAAGGGCATTCCAAGACCTTGCCATTCGTATCTTAATCTCAGAGACTCAATGGCCTGCCCCGAGCCATATCTGTGTGCAGAGCTGGGACCAGGAACTGACCTCACAGGCTGCTACTCTTTACAAGCTGTCATGCTGACCCAAAcgaaagaaaaaatgaagtccGCCTCCCCCCAGGCCTCACCATAGCAGCATTATGTTCCTCCAGAGCTGCTGCTTTGATCACCTTGCGGAGGAGCCGCCTATTCCGAAGAGCATGCTGCTGCCTCTTAAAACGCTCATAGAGTAACTGGTTGTGCAGTAAAAGCAACTGGTCTCGGAGGGTACGGATCTCATCTGAGGGGGGAGAGCCTGATTTTAAAGCAGAGGGAGGGTAGCAGAAATGCCTTTTACATATCGTGCAATcaagccccccacacacacgtgtTCTTTAGCTTaacaaacacaattttttaaaaaacaaatcaccacTCACTTTGCAAATGACCACTTAGTTTCCAGCAATAGTCATTCCTTGGGGGGTAGGCTGGGGGGAATATTTACTACTTGTCTCCCTTTTAAAGGAATGCAAAGGGTTTTATCACGTGGGATGACTCTCtgagagctttatttttttccccacaaacctGGATCATACATTTCAGACTCCCTTTCTATTTCCCAAGGCCCTTCCCTCACTGGCATGTTCTCCCCCAAGACGACTCTCCAGTACCATTCACTTCATTTGGGCCTTCCTAGGGAAGCCTGGCGTGGAGTCTGCGCTTTTTGCACATCTACCGTCAAGCACCCGGTActtgccactttttaaaaattagaaacgcTGACTTTGCAATACTTGAGATCCTTCAGCCGAGCAGATAAGCTGGCTGGTGCAGCAGCCAAGGGGAGATCTGTTTCCTACAGGGCATCTCCTTCAAGGGCAGAAAAGGCAACGAGCAAGCAGAACCATACGGGCTGGATTTGGAGCTAAAGTAGCAACTTTACCTCCAAAGTGGGTCCAGTCGACAGACTTGCTGGGTAAAGACAACCTAGGAAGAAAGTTTTTGAGTAATAAAGTTACCGATCTTACCTAGAAAAAAAACTTATCTGGACTTTTATTTGCAGCAAGGTTAGACCATTTCCTTGTGGTCAATATCTGCAATGGCATAAGAGCTTCAGACTCCAAATCCACATGGAGTTAGAGAAGCCCTCCCGTGGATGGCATGAGCCGGCGGCCGGGGCGTGAGACCACGTCTCCACAGTGGGGAGGCCCCAGAGAGCAGCTGAGTGGGAAAACACACTGACAGCTGCTCTCAACCCTCTGCTGAGACACACAGGGAGTGGCTCTCTATTGAGAAGCTACTGTCACCAAGTTTAAGGAAAAAGTCGGTAATTTACCTCAGACTGTatcaaatctcattttaaaaaaggaagtttaAATATTACAATCTCTGTCAAATTCCACCTTAACTATTATACAGAAGAAAAACTAACATTCCCAAGCACCTGTTTTGAAATGGCACCTATTTTTAAACTCTGGACTAGTTCCCTCATCCCTTCCCTGGATATACTTTGAAAAGGGTCACAAAAGGACTGAAAACAGTGTCTCAGATTTCCTTCTAAGGAACCTTGTGTGCTTCTGAGGGGGGCTGTTGGACCACTTCAACTTGCATAAAATGCTGATGATTTTATCTTCTACCTAATCAAATAAGATACCAAATAGAAAGTAATAATAATCTACAACCAGACAGGGAAACACTGTGacaaatatattctttgaaataCCCTAACATTATTTTTAGCCTACAACGCTCAGAGCAACACTGAAAGCATTTGAGTGTCCTCATGGAACagtctatattaaaaaaagactCATTTTGAAATAGACCACTATCCTAAGGAATTATCCCAATTTAATGTGCCTATGTAGAGAATACATGTGGCCACATATATGAAAAGGCAATAGACTAGAAGGACACCTGACACAACAGAACAGAACTTGGTGCCTTTGGGTGAGAGCATGAAGACCCATTCTTATTTCCACCCTTAtgctttcttttataataaaatgggatgtttaaacacaaagaaaagggcTCAAGTCCCTTACTTGTTAAGTTCCTTGCTGTGTGCGTCTGCTCCCTGCTGTATCAGTCTATCCAGTACTTCCATTGGGGAGGTAGAGGGCAGAAAGTCTTCCTCtgtgtttccttttgctttctttaacagttcctcagtcttctTGCTGACAAAGTGATAGGCAGTCTTTGGCAATGCCACCTCAAAAAGATGATCGTAAGGGGGAGGCTGCCCACTTCCAAAGCCCACTCCCCTTTGAGGTGGAATTTTACAAGGGCTGGGAGTGAGGATATTGGTCTCCAAGGAAGTCTGGCGTTCCCTGTCCCCGGCAGGGCTTTCGTCAGCACTGCCACAAGGTAGGTCTATGGGGGTGAAGGCTTGCTTTGGTGTGTCAGGCCCGAGCTTGTCCAGGGAGGAGTGTAAAGGCTCAGGGTTCATGCTGGCGCCCTGAGCACTGGAGGCTGCTGAATGGGTCTTCCGCTGAGAACCCGGGAGACTGTCTCGGTAGAAGGGAGAGTCAAAGCCTCCTCGAGGAACCACAGGTTCGGCCTCTGCTGTAGTGATCTCGGAGAGTTCTTTAGATATTGCagctgagaggaggaagggaaacaaGAGAAAGCCCAGTAAATATGGGAAAGGCCAGGCAGTTTGGGTTGTGCGCTGCCACGTGCCAGCGCCACCCAGAGGGGGATAAAAAGTGGCATCCCTTTACCTGACATAGGTCCTATGCTAAAACACCCATCTGTTTCCCCCAAGAAAAGGCAAGCAAGCTTGTGAGCAGTGACAGGAAATCCCAGTTGTGTGGGAAAAGCAGGGTCATGTTTCGCCTCACAGCAACCCCACATGCGTTACcttcttctttatctttctcaATGCTATCTTCTTCAGAGGCCAGGTCACCTAGAAACCCGGGAAGGTCACTCAGAGTGACAGAACCTTTGCTGCCGAGTGGCTCTTctaaagagaaacaaagacaaCTGAAGTCAAAGAAATACAATGTTTGCTCACATGGTAACAGAGTATGTCCATAATAATTCTTCCTGCTGAACAGAGAAGGCTGGAAGTGGCTATCTCCTCAGGCTACTATAAAAGGCTAAGATGTAATAAGTAATATAAtcccatagaaaataaaattctcagttCTTAATGTttctaagaacaaataaaaacacatagtTTGACCAGGTCAAAATACTTACAGGTACCTCACTGCAATAACTTAAAAGCActtttttcatgttattatttGGTTGGCTTTTAGAATTCACTACTTGTTTCACTATCTCTGGGCTTCAGTGTTTCATGGTATTCCAGAATTTCCTTGTTTCCacttaactttgtttttaaatacacataACCCAATTAGAAGAGACAAGCAAGGCCTATCAGGACCCAAAGATTTTACCTAATCCTCTGTCATTTGGAAGATGGTGCTGTCTGTGTAGACATGGCCTTGCAGAATCTGTTCTCTCTTCCTGAAAAGATAAGTACCATTTATATCTCAAGGCAAAAAATTTTGTACATGTTCTCTAGCATATTGTAAAGAATTTAAAGGTTAgcccagtgattctcaaactatTTGGTCTCAGGATGTCTTCTTAAATGATTGAGAATCCCAAGAGCTTTTGTTTACGTGGTTATATCTACCgattactgtattagaaattaaaactgagagatttaaaaagcatttattaattctcttaaaaataacaaGCCCATTACATGTCAATGTAAATAAcgtatttttatgaaaaatatctatattttccaaaacaaaaataaacttactGAGAAGAGTGGAACTATTTTACACTTTTGCAGTCTCTTTAATACCTAGCTTAATGAAAGACAGCTGAATTCTCATATTTACTTCTATATTCAATTTGTTGCAACATGTTATTTTCACTGAAGTATATGAGGAAAATCTGGGGCCCCATAGATATGTAGTTGTAAAAAGTAAACATATGTGAACagacttttcaaataattataaataatcatCTTTGATATTACACCAAAACTTGActagtggtagtttcttaaaagttatttacaaagtggaatctgaaaccatataAATTAACTTTTCATACTGTGTTAAAATCCACTGGCCTACCTTATACTTTGAATACACTTTTTACCTATGCATAATTCTGTAACATCATACATTGGACATTTAGAAAACACTGCTTCACCAAGTTATttagatcttccaaatgttgaaaTACTTCATTATACAatatcaaaaaaatcaaattattaaccAAGCTTCTCAATCTCATCATAAAAGTCTTGGAGAAACTATCAACTTCATAATGGCGGATATTAGTTTTTTAGTATGCTAATTCTCAACTGAAAGTTGAATTTTTTGGCAACAAACACTGTCAATTGTTTATCTTGAGTGACAGACTTGGTTCATCATTTAAGAAATTGCCTGCCAAGTATCCAAGTCTGAATAATCAGTTTGTAAGTCATTCCCTTGTTCTATCAAATAAAACTGGTGCCCCATGAGAAAACGGTAGTTCAGTTCTTAATACAAATAATCACACGAGGACCTGAGATTACCATCATACTTTAAGTACGCAGTAAATGTGCTTCATGTgtacctattaatattttgtcactaagaatattaaatatacatgCTCTCAAGGgccaagatttaataaaattatttttactgccTAATAAAGAATACtcatgggctgggcgcggtggctcacacctgtaatcctagcactctgggaggccaaggcgggcggatcgttggagctcagcagttcgagaccagcctgagcaagagcgagaccccatctctactaaaaatagaaagaaatcatatggacagctaaaagtatatatatagaaaaaattagccgggcatggtggtgcatgcctgtagtcccagctactcgggaggctgagacaggaggatcccttgagctcaggagtttgaggttgctgtgagctaggctgacgccacggcactcactctagcctgggcaacagagtgagactctgtctcaaaaaaaagaatattcataagtttttaattattttttcttttttaaaactgaacgAACATGTCAAGGAAGAATGCAATGCCTACTAGTATAGCTCGGTGCCTGCCTTGATTCAAGCTAAGGTGCCACCATTTTATATGCCACTGTCTTTGTATGATCAGCACAAACTCCAGTGGAGTGGGAAAGCAGCTTTGTGTGAATATGAGAATAGGTCTCATCCATTGGATTCTCTAAAAGGGTTTTTTGGACCGCAGGGGTCAGCAGATCACACCTTGAAAGCTGCTATATAGTCTATTTtcaattattctgaaataaatccaTCATGTTTTAGGTCAGAATTTTATCTATTTGGCTCAATTAGGCTTCCCAAAACGAGGCTTGAAGCAAGCCACTGCGCTGGGCAGTTGCACTCACTTTCCTGGGGGGTGTGGCTGCGGCCTGCGGGAGTGAAATGTGCACGTAGTCATCGGCATGGCAgagtggggctggaggaggagaagTTGCTGGCGTTCCCAGAGGAGTTCCTTTTCCACCTACTCAGAGCCAAGGGCAGAATATATATGAACATTGACCCCAACTATTACAAAAATTGCCAGTTCTTTTTCAGCCTAATGTACTACATATAAAGCTGCTAGAGTTAATTTTCTGGGAATCTatatgagtcttttttttttttttaggctactTTATACATTCTGAAAGCCCCAGAGGTTTGTAATAGGTGTCAAGAACAGATTGACAACTACAAGTAGTCCCCAAACTCACTATTAGATCTAAGAGACAGCTCCTATCATCAAAGGCAGCTCCAAACCAACCAAACACAACCTAAGACATACATACCAGTTGTACCAAAGACTTTACTGTAAGGGTGTGACAAATCAGGTGGGACATTTCCAGGAGAAGTTGGAGGAGTGGTCATACCACAAACCATAGATGGGCTCCAAAGAGTAGCCTGGGAAGTTAATAAAGTACATCAGCAATGGCAAGTGAATACTAAGTCATCCACAAGGTTCATATGCATGGTCAATGTTCAATTTAAATTTAGCATTTTCAACTTGAAAAAGGCATCTTATTAAAGCTTTATCAAGAGACAAGTTGCATTTTATAAATCAAGACTTTAAGATGCACCCGAGACAACACTAACTTTCTTTGCTACTATCACAGATTCTTAAAAGTGACTGCTGAAATGAGCACTGTGAAATTTTCCCAACCATGTACTTGACCCAAATAGTCAGCTTCACCAGAAAGTAAAGGAGAGAGCAGGCACACTATTTGACACTATACTTGTGGCGGCTCAGTTATCAGCCGTGTTGACGGGGAACTCAGAGTCTGAGGTAGCTGCCCTGGCGTATTTAACAACGTCAGCCGAGAAGTGGAGGAAGGGGTAGAAGTAGCACTCCCtaaaatgaaagggaagaaaCACAGGGGTTAGTGTGTGTGGTTTTAGACTATTCTGATAAAAAATGAAGGTCCTCTAGATCATTCAATAATATTCAATTCTCTATAAAGAAACCTGAAGGACTTCCTGATATCCTTGGggaaaaacatcatttaaaagtttctttaaatGCTCTTTGGACATAAAGCTCAATAAGGTTTGATGTCTAGGTAAGCCCCAGAATAACTTGAAAAGCACAATATGGATGACAGCTTCAGTGGGTGCAACCTACAGATAAAGCCTAGATTTTTATATGAATCCAATTCTAAATTGTCCAGACTAATTTAAGCTGTGTCAGTGCCACAGCCCAGAAGGCCTCATTCCAAGTGTCTGAAGAGTAGAAAGCGTCCCTTATGAGGAAGGGCCTAGACATCAAATACTTAAACCCATTTTCTTTGTTAAGTGTTGAAGACATATCACCAAATCTGTTGGCATACTATCAGGTAGGAGATCAAGCACATCTAAGTTAAACTTGAAGGAGAAATTAATTAGAagaaaatgggccgggcgcggtggctcacgcctgtaatcctagcactctgggaggccgaggtgggcggatcatttgagctcaggagttcgagaccagcctgagcaagagcgagaccccatctctactaaaaatagaaagaaattatatggacagctaaaaaaaaatatatatagaaaaaattagccgggcatggtggtgcatgcctgtagtcccagctactcgggaggctgagacaggaggatcgcttgagctcaggagtttgaggttgctgtgagctaggctgacgccacggcactcactctagcctgggcaacagagtgagactctgtctcaaaaaaaaaaaaaaaaaaaaaaaaagaagaaaatggagacaaaccccgcaaatttaaaatattaggggAAAAGTTCCTAGGAGCTGAACTAAGTCTTActctaagaaaagaaagtaaCATCAACAAAGATAAACAATGCTTTCCAGAGACAAAATTGTAAAACAGATAAGTACCAAAGTCACTTTTTACCATAGCTATTCTGTGTGTCAACATAAGGGCTGGCGGTGACATCAGCTGAACGATGAGGAAAGCGGGCTGAGATTTGGTGAGACACAGAATAGCCATCTTCATACGAGGCTTCTGTAGGGTCCAGAGAGATTTTGGCACACTCTATTACAACATCATGTGTTTCTAATCTCTTCCACCTGTAAAAGGCAATCAAAgtcaagaaatgcaaattgtaATCCACTCAATTAATTCAATTAAATACTTGAGAGTGTCAACTCAGTGCCAGCTACGGAACTATGACAGCAAAGAACAAGGAAGAACCATGCCAGCTCAAGTATGAAACAGCAACAGCATATGAATTTTTCAAATCCATACTCTCCCTATTTAAAATGATCATATCACATTAATAGAAActaatttgaaacaaaaatctcATCAAGAAAAGACTAGGCATAGCCTAAAAATAGAACATAAACTATGCAGAGAAGCCACCAGAGGAAAATCTCCTCTGGAGCAACGGTAATCAGAGATCAGGGAGGCCTGGAAACTACCAATCAGCTAAGAGTTATGGCCAACTTACACTGTTCTATCAAAGCCTCAAGATTCAAACCCGCCCCTAGTGCAGAAATACAGTACAGAAAGATAAactagaaaagatattttaaagattgtCTAAAGATTCTTGTTATATGATCCATAGTTCCACTTCTAAGAATCTATCCTACAGAAATAGACATACATCAagatgtacaaaaatgttcagcACAATACAGCTtgtaataaaaagagaagaaataacccAAAGTCAAACCAAAGGGATatattctatagaaaaaaatagtatcaCACCACCATGATAAAGCATGTGTTCAGCAGGTCAATGGTTGCCAGGAATGGGGGAGGAGACTGACCACAAAGGCCATGATGGAACCTTTTGGGACCATGGACTTGTTCTTTATATGATaaagggaggccgaggtgggatgattgcttgaggtcaggagtttgagaccagcctgagcaacaaaaaAAGACCccccacaaaaaacagaaaaattagccaggtaagGCAgtgcacacctacagtcccagctactcaggaggctgaggcaggaggatcactctagcccaggagacagggccttatctcaaaaaaaaaaaaaaaaaaattaacagaacatttaaaatatgaatgccTACTCAAgtataaactttctttcttttggacaATATAACTTCACTAAATGTGTTTCTAAGTGGTAAATTCCAGGAGAGATTTTCATTTTCCGTTCCAAAGTTTACAGAGAACAGCACAGCAACACTAAGGACACTCCATGAGTTTACCCTAACAAGACGTTGATCCCACACAACTGCTCGAGAATGCTCATTACATCTTAGATGCTGAAAATGTGGTATTAGATACAGAAATGAAGGCACCAAAGGTGTAGAGAGCACACAAGGTAGCTTCCCTCGGGCAAGCCTTTCGATTTCAGGGTTACATCTTCACTCACTCCCCAGTTCGTTACCTGTGGTACAAGGTTACTGGGGGCAGACTCCTCTTTACACACTCTCAGCGTGACTGGACAGTGACTGAATGAGAGCCAGAGTCGAGGTACTTATGTACACATAAGATTGggtttagaaaattataataaagtagaaattagaaaattataataaagtagaaatacagttaaatgttctattttaatcAAAGTAATTGTATGTACTTATAAAATTTCCTTGACTCTTAAATGGACTTTTCATATTATTATCTATGAAACTGTGaatttatttggtattttttctcagatgtacataaaatataaatacatccAATAGCAtcttagattcaatgaaatagagtagtttatttatttatttttttttgagacagagtctcactctgttgcccaggctaga from the Eulemur rufifrons isolate Redbay chromosome 7, OSU_ERuf_1, whole genome shotgun sequence genome contains:
- the TSC1 gene encoding hamartin isoform X7 codes for the protein MAQQANVGELLSMLDSPVLGVRDDVTAAFKENLSSDRGPMLVNTLVDYYLETNSQPVLHILTTLQEPHDKMDTDVVVLTTGVLVLITMLPMIPQSGKQHLLDFFDIFGRLSSWCLKKPGHVAEVYLVHLHASVYALFHRLYGMYPCNFVSFLRSHYSMKENLETFEEVVKPMMEHVRIHPELVTGSKDHELDPRRWKRLETHDVVIECAKISLDPTEASYEDGYSVSHQISARFPHRSADVTASPYVDTQNSYGSATSTPSSTSRLTLLNTPGQLPQTLSSPSTRLITEPPQATLWSPSMVCGMTTPPTSPGNVPPDLSHPYSKVFGTTVGGKGTPLGTPATSPPPAPLCHADDYVHISLPQAAATPPRKEERTDSARPCLHRQHHLPNDRGLEEPLGSKGSVTLSDLPGFLGDLASEEDSIEKDKEEAAISKELSEITTAEAEPVVPRGGFDSPFYRDSLPGSQRKTHSAASSAQGASMNPEPLHSSLDKLGPDTPKQAFTPIDLPCGSADESPAGDRERQTSLETNILTPSPCKIPPQRGVGFGSGQPPPYDHLFEVALPKTAYHFVSKKTEELLKKAKGNTEEDFLPSTSPMEVLDRLIQQGADAHSKELNKLSLPSKSVDWTHFGGSPPSDEIRTLRDQLLLLHNQLLYERFKRQQHALRNRRLLRKVIKAAALEEHNAAMKDQLKLQEKDIQMWKVSLQKEQARYSQLQEQRDTVVTQLHSQIRQLQHDREEFYNQSQELQTKLEDCRNMIAELRIELKKANNKVCHTELQLSQVSQKLSNSESVQQQMEFLNRQLLVLGEVNELYLEQLQNKHSDTTKEVEMMKAAYRKELEKNRSHVLQQNQRLDTSQKRILELESHLAKKDHLLLEQKKYLEDVKLQARGQLHAAESRYEAQKRITQVFELEILDLYGRLEKDGLLKKLEEEKTEAAEAAEERLDCCDDGCPDSVVGHNEEASGHNGETKTPRPGSTRGSSGSRGGGGSSSSSELSTPEKPPNQRAGPFSSRWETAMGESSGSIPTTVGSLPSSKSFLGMKARELFRNKSESQCDEDGVTISSLSETLKTELGKDSGVEAKTPLNLDGPHPVPPTADSVGQLRIMDYNETHHEHS
- the TSC1 gene encoding hamartin isoform X8, encoding MAQQANVGELLSMLDSPVLGVRDDVTAAFKENLSSDRGPMLVNTLVDYYLETNSQPVLHILTTLQEPHDKMDTDVVVLTTGVLVLITMLPMIPQSGKQHLLDFFDIFGRLSSWCLKKPGHVAEVYLVHLHASVYALFHRLYGMYPCNFVSFLRSHYSMKENLETFEEVVKPMMEHVRIHPELVTGSKDHELDPRRWKRLETHDVVIECAKISLDPTEASYEDGYSVSHQISARFPHRSADVTASPYVDTQNSYGSATSTPSSTSRLTLLNTPGQLPQTLSSPSTRLITEPPQATLWSPSMVCGMTTPPTSPGNVPPDLSHPYSKVFGTTGGKGTPLGTPATSPPPAPLCHADDYVHISLPQAAATPPRKEERTDSARPCLHRQHHLPNDRGLEEPLGSKGSVTLSDLPGFLGDLASEEDSIEKDKEEAAISKELSEITTAEAEPVVPRGGFDSPFYRDSLPGSQRKTHSAASSAQGASMNPEPLHSSLDKLGPDTPKQAFTPIDLPCGSADESPAGDRERQTSLETNILTPSPCKIPPQRGVGFGSGQPPPYDHLFEVALPKTAYHFVSKKTEELLKKAKGNTEEDFLPSTSPMEVLDRLIQQGADAHSKELNKLSLPSKSVDWTHFGGSPPSDEIRTLRDQLLLLHNQLLYERFKRQQHALRNRRLLRKVIKAAALEEHNAAMKDQLKLQEKDIQMWKVSLQKEQARYSQLQEQRDTVVTQLHSQIRQLQHDREEFYNQSQELQTKLEDCRNMIAELRIELKKANNKVCHTELQLSQVSQKLSNSESVQQQMEFLNRQLLVLGEVNELYLEQLQNKHSDTTKEVEMMKAAYRKELEKNRSHVLQQNQRLDTSQKRILELESHLAKKDHLLLEQKKYLEDVKLQARGQLHAAESRYEAQKRITQVFELEILDLYGRLEKDGLLKKLEEEKTEAAEAAEERLDCCDDGCPDSVVGHNEEASGHNGETKTPRPGSTRGSSGSRGGGGSSSSSELSTPEKPPNQRAGPFSSRWETAMGESSGSIPTTVGSLPSSKSFLGMKARELFRNKSESQCDEDGVTISSLSETLKTELGKDSGVEAKTPLNLDGPHPVPPTADSVGQLRIMDYNETHHEHS